The DNA window ctttccttctttcaagagtttatctttcattttctgtagtttgaaaattatatatctaGGTGTAATGTTTGTGGCATATATTTTACTTGATGTTGTTTGATCTTCCTGGTTCAATTACTGTCAGTGTCAGACAATAGTTTCAGAAAATTCTCATTAGTATTGTTTCACATAGTTTGATACTCTGTTGTTAGACACATAGAAGTTAAAGATTATTATTTCTTGTTGGAAAATTTACCATTTTGtaattatgtaatgaccttctttatcCTTGATAACTTTCTTTGTTTTGAATCACTTCAGGTTTTAAGCAGGTAAAGAACATCATTTTGTATGATTTTCAAAAcgctataattttatttttctaagagctGATGGAATAGAGATGTAGATatgaatatagatatagatatggatatgggtatagatatatacatagacTATAAGCTAAAGCTTTATAGTGTTTTATAATCTACTTGGAAGTGTTTGGAGCAGATGTTATAGACTATCCTAGGGAAAAGAGATTACAGCTATACCTGTGCTAGAGATTTCATAGTGTAGGGCTTAGGAGGATTATTGGAGATGGAATACTCCCACTTATGTGCTAGATATAGATTGAGTGGTGAGcacccaaagagagaaaaagggctgGGGAAAAGGTGTAGTCAGGCAATGATGGAGGTATTAAGGTGGTACAGTAGCCTGTGTAGTTGGAATAGAAGGCAGATTCTAGCAAGGTGTTGGTGAGGAGAGGGTGGCCGGTGAGGAGAGGGTGGCCATTGAGGAGGGCTGTAAATACCAGATCAAGGTATCATTCTCGGCAGCAGTGCCAGGATAAAGTCCTACCAGGAAGAAACTAATAAATGGTGCTTGATTGGGTTGGCCCTCTGCTTTAGTCCAAGGATGAACACTCAGTCCACAATTGGACTTATCATTAGCACATAGTAGAAGTTTTATAGGTTTTGGAGTAGAGGTCAGGTCATCAGCCATGgacatgaggattaaatgaagacTGTATtacaaagtactttttaaaaattgtggcaagatacacacaacataaaattcaccatttcaaCAAAAACGTAAAAGTGCAAAACTAAGTGGCATTAGTAAATTCATAATGTTGTGCCACCCAGTTCCAGAATTTTTTATCTTCTCAAAGGAAACCCTGTATTAATTAAGGAGCCACACTGCATTCCCCTATCCTCCTAGCCTCTAGGACTATTAATCTTGTGGATTTGCCTGttttagaatttaataaaataaaaccttagaATATGTggtctttgtgactggcttctttcacttttgcataacatttttaaggttcatccatgaaGCTATCATAACatatatcagtatttcattctttttttctttttatggggatggcatatggaggtttccagggtagggcttgaataggaactgtagccactggactacaccacagccacaggaacatcagatctgagccatgtctgcgacctacaccacagctcaccacaatgctggatccttaaccccctgagagagaccaggaattgaacctgtgtcctcatggatgctaatcagcttcatttccactgagccatgacaggaactcctaaatttttttggtattcttttttttctgactgaatactattccataatataaatataccacattttatttatccattcatgaaTTGATGGCCACTTGGATTGCTTcctttagctattgtgaataatactgcctTGAACactcatgtacaagtttttgcttaaatcacattttcagttctttgtaTCAAAGGATTGCTGAGTTATAAGTTAATTCTATACTTTCCTTTTTGAGGAAACACTAAACTATTTTCCACATCCAGCAAAGTGCTTTTAATCtgtatatttctaaaaaatatgttATCTTGGATTTCATAATTCACAATTAGCTctaatttaggtttttaaaaagataataaaaaacagTCCAGAAACACAACTTAATTCAATAActactgagtacctactgtgttcAAGGGATGATCTAAAGAGTCTGAATGCATCAGTTAAAAAATAGACAGAAGTTCTGCCCTGGGCAGGCCTTGCAGTATTAGGCACATGTAGAAAACttggttttaaagaaaatactaaaaaaacaataagtcaatgaggaaatcaagaaggaaattaaaaaatacattgagataaatgataatgaagacatgaCCACTTAAAATCTATGGGAgtctgcaaaagcagtgctcataGAGAAATTTGTAgaaatacaggctttcctcaaaaaaagaagacaaatctcaaattgacaacttcacccaccatctaaatgaattagaaaaagaagaacaaatgagaagaaatcataaacatcagagagataatcaataaaataaagattcaaaaaatgatggaaaaatcaataaaaccaagaggtgctttgaaaaggtaaacaatattgacaaacctctggccagactcaccaacaataggagagaaaaaaaccaaataaacaaaataagaaatgaaaaaggagaagtcacaatggatactacagaaatacaaaaaaccatgaaagaataacatgaacaattgtatgccaacaaatttgacaacctagaagaaatggacaactttatagagacttacagcctgccaaaactgaatcaagaagaaatagtacAACTGAACAGTccaatcactggaaatgaaattgaatatgtcataaaaacactgcttacaaacaaaagtccaggaccagatggcttcacaggcgaattctaccaaacataaaaagtggaatttatacccatcctccttaaacttttccaaaatgttgaagaagaaggaacactcctaaaggcATTCTATGAtactaccatcaccctaattccaaagccagacaaagataccaccaaaaaagaaaactataggagttcccatcatggcacagtggaaacaaatccagcaaggaaccatgagattgtgggtttgatccctggcctctttcagtgggttaaagatccactgttgccatgagctgtggtgtaggttgcagatgtggctcagatctggcgtgctgtggctgtagtgtaggctggcagcaacagctccatttCAACTTGTCCATATTAGACATGTCTATACTGGTCATGCTACCCAAAATGGgattcccattccatcccaccaTATTTGTCTAACCACATTTGTGTATCCagtgcttctctttccttttagtttgtttcttttcttttctttttttttgtctttttgctatttcttgggccgctcctgtggcatatggaggttcccaagctaggggtcgaattggagctgtagccaccagcctacgccagagccatagcaatgcgggatccgagccgcgtctgcaacctacaccacagctcacggccacaccggatcgttaacccactgagcaagggcagggaccgaacccgcaacctcatggttcctagtcggattcgttaaccactgcgccacgacgggaactccctctttactTTTAGAATGTGCAGTTCAAGAGAATAGAGGCTTTGATTTTAATGCTGATTCCTAGAAGAGTATCTGGAGCACAGATCccatcaataaatacttgttgaatgaatggataaatccaaagaacattttctttttttctctttttcttttttagccatgcctgcagcatgcagaagttccccagccagagatcaaacttgtgccacagcagctacccaagccatgGGAGCtaaaacattggatccttaaaccactttgccaccagggaactccaaaagagcatttcctctttcttccttccttccttccttccttccttccttccttccttccttccttccttcctctctttctttctttctttctttctttctttctttctttctttctttctttctttctttctttctttctttctctctctctttcctcttttctttcttccttttctttcttttcaatggaacagaatagagaatgcagaaataaacccagacacctatggtcaattgatctttgacaaggaggcaagaatataaaataggaaaaaggaaatctattcagcaagtattgctgggaaacctggacagctgcatgtaaatcaatgaaactggaacacaccctcacaccatgcacaataataaattcaaaatggcttaaagacttaaatataagagaagacaccatcaaactcctggaagagaacataggcaaaacattctctgacatcaacctcatgaatattttctcgggtcagtctcccaaagcaacagaaataagagcaaaaataaaccagtgggacctaatcaaactgacaacttttggacagcaaacaaaaccaaaaagaaaacaaaaagacaacttacagaatgggagaaaataatttcaaatgatgcaactggcaaggacTTCATCTCTataatatacaagcaacttatttaactcaacagcaaaaaagacaacaacccaatagaaaaatgtagaaaagacctaaatagacatttctccaaaagaagatatacagatggccaacaatcacatgaaaaaatgcccaacatcaatgattattagagaaatgctcaTTAgagctaccatgagataccacctcaaaccagtcagaatggtcatcattaataagttcacaaatagcaaatgttggagagagtgtggagaaaagggaaccctcctgcactgttggtgtgaatgtaagttggtacaaccattatggaaaacagtatggaagtaccttggaaaaatatacatagaactaccatatgacccataaatcccactcttgggcatatatccagacaaaactttccctgtagtatatatacacaacggaatactactcagccatagcaaagaaaaaaatttacagcaacatggatggaaatagggactctcatactgagtgaagtaagtaagaaaaatacaataccatatgatatcacttatatctggagtctaacatatggtacaaatgaacctttccactgaaaagaaaatcatggacttggagaatagaattctggttgccaagggagaaggggagggagtggaatggattgggaacttgtggttaatagattcagactgttgactttggaatggataagtaattatatcctgctgtatagcactgggaactctgtctagtcacttatgatgaagcatgataatgtgagaaaaaagagtgtatacttgtatgtgtaactgggtcaccctgctgtacagtaggaaattgacagaacactaaacacTTTATTTTGGCATTTCTCATCTGTTAGTGCTAGCCTTCCCCGTATCACTTAGCAAATAGCCCCTGATGACTCAGTTTTAAAATCTTCCCATTACCATGTTTTCAggttcttcttcagattctttttcattatatgttattacaaggcATCAAGTTTTGAAGCACTCCTCACTTAATGGGAAGGATCGGAAAAGAAGTAGGAGGAAAATCAGAAATGTGGTGTCACTGATAGAGAAGAGGAGTTTTCAAGGAGGAACTAGCAACAGTGTCAGCACTGCTGGGATAAGGTAAGAAAATGTTCTTTGAGAAGTTATCATTGaggatcagcagtaacaaacccaactagtatccatgaggatgtgggttcaatccctggcctcactcagtgggttaaggatatggcattgctatgagctgtagtgtaggtcacagacacagctcagatctagcattgctgtggctatggtgtgggctggcagcggAAGGTCTGATTAgaaccccagccagggaactgcGACAcaccaaaggtgtggccctaaaagacgaaagaaagaatgaaagaatgaaagaatgaaaagaagaaagaaagaaaaacagaaagaaaggaaggaaggaagaaagaaagaaagaaaataagaaagaaaagaaagaaagaaaagaagaaagaaagaaagaaaaaggaagaaagaaaagaagaaagaaagagagagagagaaagaaagcaagaaagcaagcaataaagaaagaaaaaggaaggaagaaagaaaaaaaaagagaaagaaagaaagagaaagcaagcaagcaagaaagaaagaaagaaaaagaaaatgctctttgggagttccctggtggcaaagAGGTGTAAGGATCCAATGTTTTAgctcctgtggcttgggtggctgctatggtacaagtttgatctctggctggggaacttctgcatgctgcaggcatggctaaaaaagaaaaagagaaaaaaagaaaatgttctttggatttatccattcattcaacaagtatttattgatggGATCTGTGCTCCAGATACTCTTCTAGGAATCAGCATTAAAATCAAAGCCTCTATTCTCTTGAACTGCACAttctaaaaggaaagagaagcactGGATACACAAATGAGGTTAGACAAATATGGTGGGATGGAATGGTAATCCCATTTTGGGTAGCATGACCAGTGTAGACATATCTAATATGGTCACATTTGAAGAGATTCTAaatgaagtgaaagaaaaagcCACAGAAAAGTGTAGGGGGAAGCGCTTAAGCATCAAGGATTCTGCAACGCATGATCCCCAAGGTAGAATTTTGATTAGTAATTTTGAGCAACAGTAAGGGGGTTATTGTAGCTGGAGGAGGGTAAGACATATAAGTTTATGAAAATAGCCAGGGATAAAGAGATCTGTGATccctctggagaaaagggaagccccTGGACATTTAGTGACTTGGAGATGATGAGTGATTGTTGATTTGGACAAGGGATGGATGGAGAAGTCAGACTGGAGTTTGCTGAGGTGGAGAAGGAAAATAGGGAGGGTACAATGATCTGGACATATCTCTGAAGAGAAGTGTGGGATCTGAAAGGGAATgagagggttcccctttctctttcttgcatATGTGGGCTTGGGACTCTTCTCATGCCAGAGGGAAATTGTAGAATGGTCTCCTCAAGCCCCAGGCACATCTTAGAGGTGGGGGTGTGGTTTCTCCTAGGTCTTAAGCAGTCCTAGCCACCCCACACTTCCCTATGACCTTCTTCATTGCTCCCGTCACTTCCTTGTTCCTGAGGCTGTAGATGACAGGGTTTAGCATGGGTGTGAGGACTGTATAGAAGACAGATACTACATCATCCTGACGGGGAGAGTGGTAGGATGCAGGCAACATGTAGGTGTAGACGAGGGGACCATAGAAGAGGTTGACGACTGCCaagtgggaggagcaggtggccaGGGCCTTCTGACGCCCCTCCACAGAGTGCATCCGGAGCACAGCTCCCAGTATGAGGGCATAGGAGGTGGTGATGAATGCAATGGGCACCAGGAGGACCACCACGCCTGTTACAAAGAGCACCTGCTCATAGGTGGCAGTGTCAGCACAGGCCAGCCGCAGCAGTGAAGGCACCTCACAGAAGAAGTGTGCAATCTTCCGTGAGCCACAGTAGGGGAACTGCAGGGTTAGCGCTGTCTGAATGGAAGCATTGAGAGACCCCCCTAGCCAGGAGGCAGCCACCAGGAGAAGGCAGGTCTGGCGGCTCATGAGCACTGGATAGCGGAGAGGATTGCAGATGgctacatagcggtcataggccattaGGGCCAGCAGGATGCACTCTGCAGCACCCAGGAacatgaagaaaaacatttgcGCTCCACAGCCCCCAAACGAGATGCTTATCCATCCAAAGAGGAAGCCTGCTACCATCTTGGGGACAGTGACTGAAGTGAAGAAGATGTCTAAGAGGGACAGCTGGCTCAGGaggaagtacatgggtgtgtggagccGGGCATCTGCCCAGATCAGGAGGACCATGCTGGCATTGCCAGCCATGGCGAGTGTGTAGATGACCACAACCATGCTGAAGAGGAATAGGTGCATCCGGCTCTCATTAAAAAGGCTGGTGAGGATAAAGCCAGTGGTGGAGGAGTGGTTCCAgtgccctctgcctgcctccaGCTGAACTTCACTGTGGGGAGGAAAGTAAACAAAGGGCTCAGAGGCAACCACTCTGAGTCAGAGAGACGGTGGTGATGAATACAGCAGAAAGTAACTGGCAGTCTGACTAAGGGGACGTGGGGGTTCTTTCTAATATTCTTGCAAACTTTCGTGTATTCAACATTATCTCACAATGAAAAACTGTAAACTACTTTTGGCACACAGCCAAAGCAGTGCTCGGGGATGGAATTTAAAACTCAAAATGCAAAtattacaaaagaggaaagagtggAAACCAGTTATCAAAGTTTCCATCTCGAAAAGCTAGAAAAGGAACCACAGCATATTAGAACACCTCATGTTTTGTAAAATATGCATACTTGTCAATATTtccaataaataaacatttaattttctaaataaataaataaaaaatgaagcattTACTCTCATGCTTAATCTGAGGACCAGATACATACACATGTAAGTTATGTGATCCAAAATTCTTATTTACTTGAGAATTCACGTGATGCATTTCTCTTAGAAAGGGTGAGAGCCTGTGACATTGGCTGACAAGTTGTGTTTTATCAACTAGCAGAGTTGTGTATTGATGTATTTCCCTTGTCACCTTGTCCCTCAGGAGCCCTGGACACACTGTGCTTAGATGCAGCAATTGCTCTTACATTGTTGTTGTCGTTATTTTCATAAATGCTGCCACATTCAAATGGTTTCACTATGGCTAAGTCTTATTATCTGAGTAAGAagatcttttttaaactttttggtaGTTACTGGGCTTCATTGTAAGTATAAATTTGTAGATTGCAGTGTAGGGGTAGATAATCCAGTCTCAATAGTTTCCCTTGGAAGGATCTGGTGCCCTAAAGTTTTCCATTCTTAAATTTACATTTGTTCAGGTAAAGtcaatttaaataaatgtcaGGTTAAGCTATGATTGGAAAGAAATCACCCTAAGGCAGTTTTAAAAGGTGTGGATTAGAGACAAATTCAGACTACTCATTCTGCTGTAAGAGAGACAGTGAAGAGCTACCCACCAGAAAAATTCCCCAAGCCTCTGAGGCCTCCTAGTTCATTAGTTCCAGGGTCCCAAACCCTAGGAAATGCCTTGAATTCCGGCTTGTATCTCTgtgcttgtgtttgattgcaaatGACTTAATTGGAGAGACTGAAGAGAAATAAATTGAACTGCTCAGTGTTCTTTAATGAGAATATGGGAGAATATTGGAGTTGGTGGACACCACTGGGTCACTGGCACAGAGTTGGAGGGAAGAAAAGTGTTTCAGAGGCACAGCAGGTCAGAGATGTGACAGAATATGGCCTTATTCTGTATGCCCTTCACAGCATCTATGGACAATctgtattttctgtttccctAAATCTAATCCTTGGGGGTGGGCTCTGAATACCTGTGCTTCTCAAACCTTTCAGGCTACTCTTATGTGTGGTCTGAGT is part of the Sus scrofa isolate TJ Tabasco breed Duroc chromosome 2, Sscrofa11.1, whole genome shotgun sequence genome and encodes:
- the LOC110259580 gene encoding olfactory receptor 2Z1-like, which encodes METADWHSVGEVQLEAGRGHWNHSSTTGFILTSLFNESRMHLFLFSMVVVIYTLAMAGNASMVLLIWADARLHTPMYFLLSQLSLLDIFFTSVTVPKMVAGFLFGWISISFGGCGAQMFFFMFLGAAECILLALMAYDRYVAICNPLRYPVLMSRQTCLLLVAASWLGGSLNASIQTALTLQFPYCGSRKIAHFFCEVPSLLRLACADTATYEQVLFVTGVVVLLVPIAFITTSYALILGAVLRMHSVEGRQKALATCSSHLAVVNLFYGPLVYTYMLPASYHSPRQDDVVSVFYTVLTPMLNPVIYSLRNKEVTGAMKKVIGKCGVARTA